The region CTTGGCCCGGATCGCGCCGCGCGTGGTTTGCACCCCGCGCACCGCGCCGTTTTCAACGTCGATCCCGGTGACCTCGCATTGCTGGATCAGATCGACCCCGCGCTGGTCCGCGCCGCGGGCATAGCCCCAAGCCACTGCATCATGCCGCGCCGTGCCGCCGCGCCGGTGCAGCAACCCACCATAGACGGGGAAACGCCCGTTGTCGTAATCTAGATAGGGCAGCAGACGGCGCAAGGCGTTGCGGTCGAGCAATTCCGCGTCATCGCCTTGGTTGATCATCGCATTGCCGCGCCGGGCCGAGGCATCGCGCTGCGCGTCGGAATGAAAAAGGGTAATCACCCCGCGCTGGCTGAACATCACATTATAGTTCAACTCCTGCGACAGCCCCTCCCAGAGCTTCAGCGAATGGCTGTAGAACTCGGAGTTGCCCGGCAGGATGTAATTGCCCCGCACCACGGTGGTGTTGCGCCCGACATTGCCGCCGCCGAGGTACCCCTTCTCCAGCACCGCGATATTGGTCATGCCGTGATGCTTGGCGAGATAGTAGGCCGTGCTCAACCCATGCCCGCCGCCGCCGATGATCACCGCGTCATACTCAGGCTTCGGCGCGGGATCGCGCCAATGGGGCGTCCAGCCGCGATTGCCGGTCAACCCTTCGCGCAACACCCGCAATCCTGAAAAGCGCATTCCGATCCCTCCCCCAGACCGGGCCACTGAACCAAGTCTGCGCGAAAGTATCAATCACCGAAAAGCTCTACCGAAGGGCTGCGCCCGCCGCATCGCCAAGCCGCGCCGCCATTTCGCGATAGGGGAATGGCCCGTGGCTGATCCGAGCCACGCCACAGGCCGAAAGTGCTGCGTTATCCGGGGCGGTTGGTGATTTCAGCACGTTCACTGGCAGATCGACTGCGGCGCAGACCTGCGCGATCAGCGCAGGGTCGATAAGACCGGGCACGAAGTAGCCGCTTGCGCCAGCCTCCCCATAGGCCCGCCCCCGGCGGATGGCCGCGTCGATCTGCGCGGCGTGATCTTTGACCGCGGATTGCAAGAACAGATCGCAGCGCGCGTTGATGAACAACGGCACTCCTTCTGCTTCCGCCGCCCCGCGAATTGCCTCGATGCGCCGTCTTTGCAGGTCGATGTCATGCAGACCGTCGCCGCCCACCACCTGATCTTCAAAGTTCAGGCCCACCGCACCCGTGCCGATCAAAGCGCGGATGTTGTCGCCCAAATCCTCTGGCGAAATGGCGTAGCCGCCCTCGAAGTCGATGCTGACCGGAAGATCGACCGCCTGCACAATCTCGCTCGCAACGCGCAACAATCTGTCCAGCGGCAAGGCCTGCCCATCCGCAAACCCCTGCGCTGCGGCAACCGACCAAGACCCTGTCGCGATCGCCTTGGCCCCGGCATCTGCCACAGTCCGGGCCGATCCTGCGTCCCAGATATTATACAGCACCAGCGGGTTGCCCTTGCTGTGCAGAAAGGCAAACTCCCGTGCAAAACCCTGCTGATCCACCGCCGAGACCTCCCTAAATGCAACTCGGGGGGGCGCATGCCCCCCCGGTATGATCTTTTACAGTCCCTTGGCGCGGTAGCTTGCCGCCACCTTTTCGATTGAGACCAGATAGGCCGCCGTGCGCAGGTCGTCTACGTCATCGCGGCTGTGCCAGACATTTGCCATGGCCTCATAGGCTGTGCGCATCGTGTCATCGAGACCCGACCGGACCAGTTCCAACTCGCCCGCCCCGCGCAGATACTTCTCTTTGAAGTTCGGGCTCAGGGTCCAGCCCAGTTCCTTGTCAGCCGAAAGCCGCTCCAACTCGTCGACCACCAGTTGGTGGCGCGATTCCTCGGCGCGGCGCTGCATGCGGCCAAAACGGATGTGGCTCAGGTTCTTGACCCATTCGAAATAGGACACCGTCACACCGCCGGCGTTGGCATACATGTCCGGCACAATCACGGTGCCCTTCTTGCGCAGCACTTCGTCGGCCCCGGCGGTCACCGGGCCGTTCGCGGCCTCGATAATCAGCGGAGCCTTGATGCGCTTGGCGTTGCCGAGGTTAATCACCCCTTCAAGTGCTGCCGGGATCAGGATGTCGCATTTCGCTTCAAGCAGCTTGGCACCATCGGCTTCGCAATGGGTGTCGGGATAGCCGGTGATGGTTCCGTGTTTGGTGATCCACTGGTGAACCGCCTCTACGTTCAGCCCGTCTTCGTCATGCAACGCGCCGTCGCGTTCGATGATTGCGGTGATCTTGCAACCGTCTTCCTCGCTCAGGAACTTGGCGGCGTGATAGCCCACATTGCCGAGACCCTGAATGATGACGCGCTTACCCTCAAGCTTACCGCTTAGACCGGCCTTTTTCAGCCCTTCGGGATCGCGGAAGAACGCCTGAAGCGCATATTGCACGCCCCGGCCCGTGGCCTCGGTCCGGCCTTGGATGCCGCCCGCGTTGATCGGCTTGCCGGTCACACAGGCGACACCGTTGATGTCGGTGGTGTTCATGCGTTTGTACTGGTCCGCGATCCACGCCATCTCACGTTCGCCCGTGCCCATGTCGGGCGCGGGCACGTTTTGGGCGGGGTTGATCATGTCGCGCTTGATCAGCTCATAGGCAAACCGCCGGGTGATCAACTCAAGCTCGTGCTCGTCATAATCGCGCGGGTCGATGCACAGCCCGCCCTTAGAGCCGCCAAAGGGCGCTTCGACCAAAGCGCATTTATAAGTCATCAACGCCGCCAGCGCCTCGACCTCGTTCTGGTTCACCGCCATGGAATAGCGGATGCCGCCCTTTACGGGCTCCATATGCTCGGAATGGACCGAGCGGTAGCCGGTGAAAGTATGGATACGGCCGCGCAGGCGCACGCCAAAGCGCACGGTATAGGTGGCATTGCAAACGCGGATTTTCTCTTCAAGACCGGGTGGCAAATCCATCAGCGCGACCGCGCGGTTGAACATCAGGTCCACACTGTCGCGGAAACTCGGCTCATTGGCTGGATTCATCGGTCTCTCCTCTTCTTATCTGGCCGCGTTACCTCTGGTTCTGGGGCGCGACTCATCTGGCTGCCCTTGGGGCATGCCGCGGCACCCTAGGATGCCTCTTTGCAAGGTGCGACCTATTTAATCGCTATTTGCAAAACTTTATCAACCGTGGGTAGGCAAGGGTCAGCCCCCCTCCCCGAACAAGGGAATACCCGCGACTTTGCAGGGGCTTTTTCCCGCGAAACCTCCCCCGTTCGCCGCCTAATGCCCCAGATGCGCCAAACTCTGGACACTTTCCCCCAGCAAAAGAATGACAAGGCAAATGCCGTCCATTCCCTTTGGCGCATGCTGCGTGCCAAAGGAAGAAAGGTTGATGACGATGACCACACCACCTCGGAGTTCAGGGTTTCCCCGGCGGCGCTTGCCCGCGATGCTTCAGCGTTTCGCACGCGAAGAAGACGGGCTGGTCACACTGTTTGCCATTCTGATGATCCTGTTGATGATCCTTATGGGCGGTGTCGGCGTTGACCTGATGCGCCACGAGCGGGAACGCTCAAGGGTGCAGGCCGTAGCCGACCGTGCGGTGCTGGCGGCGGCCGACCTCGATCAGACACTCAGCCCCGAAGCTGTCGCCCGCGACTATTTCGACAAGTCAGGGCTGGCCGACTACATCTCAAGCGTGAAGGTTGAAGAGGGGTTGAACTACCGCCGTGTCACGGTCGATGCCTCGCGCGATCTGAACACCATGTTCATGAGCAAGTTCGGCCAAGACAAGCTGCATGTCCCCGCCAAAGCAA is a window of Sulfitobacter sp. W027 DNA encoding:
- a CDS encoding sarcosine oxidase subunit beta family protein; translation: MRFSGLRVLREGLTGNRGWTPHWRDPAPKPEYDAVIIGGGGHGLSTAYYLAKHHGMTNIAVLEKGYLGGGNVGRNTTVVRGNYILPGNSEFYSHSLKLWEGLSQELNYNVMFSQRGVITLFHSDAQRDASARRGNAMINQGDDAELLDRNALRRLLPYLDYDNGRFPVYGGLLHRRGGTARHDAVAWGYARGADQRGVDLIQQCEVTGIDVENGAVRGVQTTRGAIRAKKVAIVTAGRSGQVAAMAGMRLPIESHVLQAFVTEGLKPVIDHVVSFGMGHFYISQSDKGGLVFGGDLDFYASYAQRGNLPMMEHVMEAGMTLMPMLGKARVLRSWGGIMDMTPDGSPIIDKTDTEGLFIDCGWCYGGFKAVPASGYALAHLMATGQPHETAAGFRLDRFRSGEGLMDEEATGSQHNLH
- a CDS encoding isocitrate lyase/phosphoenolpyruvate mutase family protein; amino-acid sequence: MDQQGFAREFAFLHSKGNPLVLYNIWDAGSARTVADAGAKAIATGSWSVAAAQGFADGQALPLDRLLRVASEIVQAVDLPVSIDFEGGYAISPEDLGDNIRALIGTGAVGLNFEDQVVGGDGLHDIDLQRRRIEAIRGAAEAEGVPLFINARCDLFLQSAVKDHAAQIDAAIRRGRAYGEAGASGYFVPGLIDPALIAQVCAAVDLPVNVLKSPTAPDNAALSACGVARISHGPFPYREMAARLGDAAGAALR
- a CDS encoding Glu/Leu/Phe/Val dehydrogenase; its protein translation is MNPANEPSFRDSVDLMFNRAVALMDLPPGLEEKIRVCNATYTVRFGVRLRGRIHTFTGYRSVHSEHMEPVKGGIRYSMAVNQNEVEALAALMTYKCALVEAPFGGSKGGLCIDPRDYDEHELELITRRFAYELIKRDMINPAQNVPAPDMGTGEREMAWIADQYKRMNTTDINGVACVTGKPINAGGIQGRTEATGRGVQYALQAFFRDPEGLKKAGLSGKLEGKRVIIQGLGNVGYHAAKFLSEEDGCKITAIIERDGALHDEDGLNVEAVHQWITKHGTITGYPDTHCEADGAKLLEAKCDILIPAALEGVINLGNAKRIKAPLIIEAANGPVTAGADEVLRKKGTVIVPDMYANAGGVTVSYFEWVKNLSHIRFGRMQRRAEESRHQLVVDELERLSADKELGWTLSPNFKEKYLRGAGELELVRSGLDDTMRTAYEAMANVWHSRDDVDDLRTAAYLVSIEKVAASYRAKGL